The DNA region TTTGAGAGCGACCCGGCAAGACGACTCACAATGCGACTGGGCTTTCGGGAAGGGGAACTTTGGCGGCATCAGCGACCTCTTGTAAACGATCAGAGGCCTTGTTTGTTAGAGCGCGCGCGGTGCTCGCGCCTGACTCTAGCTTTTTGATTTCCGCCCTAGTCGTCGGGCTGGACGACCTCTCAGGCGTATGGGAGCCGTTTCCGCCGCCGTTCCCATGGCTACTGGATACAGACTAAGCGACTGCTTGGGAGAATTAGTATGCAGGACGGCACTCACGACCTCTTCTTGTAGAAGAGACCTTTAAAAGTCGGGTCGGATGCGAGCTGTGCCTCGTTCGCGTCGAGGTGGGCTTGGATGCTCTTGACGAGGTCGGTGACGCGGATGTCGTCCGTAGGCAGGCCGAGCGCTGCGCCGATCTCCACGAGTTCGGGTTTGCGTTTGCTGAGGAGCGAGCCGGAGAAGACGCTGGAGGGACGGATGTGTTGTTTACGTATGGGGATGGGCGGCGGGGGGTGGAGGCGGGATGATGTCAGGGCGATCAGCGGGGGCGGGAGGTGACTCACGGCATGGCTATGTGCTGCTGCTTCGGTGTTGGGGGCGTGGCGGGACGGGCGGCCTGTGCGGGCAGTGGCTTTGCGGCGTGCAGACGGCAGACgggggagatgggagtCGAGTTGAGCAGCGGGTGTCGCCCGTTTGTTTACCTGTCCACCGCACGTCACCGCCGCTGTTTGTGCCCCCACTTACCCGGGCGGCGTGCCCCGCCCGGCACGCCCGCTGGTATTTatcgctgctgctgcccaTTGTGCGCGGCAACTGTCTCCACGCCATGGCGCACGCAACCCCCCACCCGCCACCGGGGGCCGCCCCCCCCGTCCCGCTCAGCGCAGCCCACCTCAGCCTGCTCGACGCCCTGCCACACAGCCACGTGGCCCACGCCCTCAAGACCGTCGCCGTCCCCGCCAACGCCCCCCCGGACATCGCCGGCAAGTCCTTTGCACTCGTCGTCTGCAGCCTCCACGACCAGCAAAAGTGCGACCAGTGCGCAGTCGACTTTAGCCCCGTCAACTTTCTCCATCAGTTCCTGCGCTTTGCCCCCGCCGAAGCCATCCCCCCGCCGCCCAACGTCGCCCCGCCCCCGCAGCGGGCTCAGGCCGTCACCAACCTCAAAGAGGCCGGCAACGTGCGTGTCCCCCGTGTATGCTCTCGGCGCTGACGTCTCGCCTGTTTAGAATGCGTTCAAGGCCCAAAAGTTTGACGTCGCGTCGCAGTTCTACTCGAAAGCCACCGACGCCGCTCTCAGTCGCCCGCCTTGGGAGCCGGCCGCgctgggaagggaagaagtggCCATCACTCTTTGCAACCGCTCTGCCAGCAATGCGTTTTCTGGGAAATGGTGCGTGAACCCCAAGCGATGCATTGCGCCTGATACACTTTTTTCCCATAGGGCGGCTGCTCTTGCCGATGCGCAGACTGTCATAAACCTCAAGAGGCCGTGGACAAAGGGACACTTCCGGCAAGTGATTTTCATCTTGCTTGTCTGTAGCCGCTATTGACTGTTCAACAGGAAAGCACGCGCTTTGGTCGGGTTGGAGCGGTACGAGGACGCAAAGCAGGCCGTCATCGATGGGTTGCAGTACGAGCCTAATGACAAGGTGCGCTTTTCCCCTCAAGGTTGCGCTTACACTGCTTTCACTAACTCGGAGGGCAAGGAATTGAACAACTTTCTCcaagagattgaagagaaaataaagGAAGCGGACGCAGCCTTCCCAGACACCATTCaatgaaaaaagaaaaagaacgGCTCATCATTGTACCATTCATCTATGTATACCCTACAGGTTCCTTCTGGTAGTCCTTCTGTAGCTGCAATTCATCGAGTAATCCATCTCATGGTCTTAATCGTCCTCGATTACAGTAAGCGAGCTATGGATAGAGTATGTGGTGACACAAGACGACAAgtatatgtatatatatggaACCTTATTTCCGAAACGACCCCTTCTGACAATATAGACATCGGATAACAGCCTATTTACACAGACCAGCTGTAACCCCTTTGGGCGCGGCCATTCCTAATCGACAAAAGCAAGAAAAACACTCATTCTCGAATTTACACCTCTGACCCCAACTGAGACGCTGTctgggaaggaaaaggccaGAGCTTGTCCTTACCTCGGATCTTGATATCCTGGAAAGGCTCGGGCTGCTCAAGCTTGATGCAATCTCTCGTACCGAGAGAAAGCAGctcaaagaagaatgcgGACGCGGCGCGCTTAGTAGCCTATATATCGAAAAACAAATGAGTGATTGACGGCCCACAGTCAAACAATCCCACATACCTTGTCAGCCAGTTTCTCAAACGAAACAAccttgtcttcctcctcgatAGCCTCCAACTCTCTCCTCAAAAGTCCCATTGCCATACTCGTGTGTCTGCCAGGCGCACCTTCTTTCTGCGACTCGGCCCTGCTGGGCGAGGACGGGACCTGGCTCAGCTGACTTTCGGCCGCCCTGCTCGAGCGAGTGTCAAACATGGCGAGCGTAAAGTCACCTTCAGGACCCCCATACTCGATTTCTCGGGCAATGCTTTCCGCGCGAGAAGGCGCGAGCGAGGGACCACGCGAAATTCCAAAGGCTGGTGGAGAAGCGCCCATGGGTTCCATCGGCATTTCATCCCCGATACCGATCCCATAGTCACCATCGTCGCCCACAAACGCCGGAACAAAGGCCTCTTCAGCAGCGTTAAAGCCCACATCGAATTCGTGTCTGCGGACGAcctccacatcttcttccgcttgACGCAGCTGttcctcaacatcttcctcaGCCTCAGCCTCAGCCTCAGCCTCAATCTCGCCCTCCCTACGTGCCCGCTTCGCAGGTCGGtcctcctctgcttcctcGAGTCCTCGGCCCTTGCGCAGAACGTTGCTGGGGAAGGCAAAGAGCTCGGTAAGCTCGGGCGCAAGGCCCAAGGGGGCAACAGCCGTCCAATTCTCACCACCAATCTTGAGGGTGGGCAAAAAGTGGGACGCAGGGTCGGACACAATCTCGTTCAAGTGCAAGAGCTCCAAGTTGGCAGGGATAAAGTGCTCGGCACCCAAGATGGCCGCACGGTCATAAAGTTCCTGCGTGAGCTCAGTCTCGTGATCGGGCATTACAAGACGAGGCTTCTTGGCCGCCTTGACAGGGGGAGCGGGGTGGGCAGAAATCTGGGCGGCCGTACGAGGAGTCAGGTCGCTAATGGATTCTTGTGGGGGAGTgggcggtggaggtgtTAATAACTCGGTTGCTTTTTTGTATATACATGAGCAAAGTCCTTTCCAGATGTCTGTGAACAGTTGGGGGTTTTACTCACTCGCTCTCCTTGccctctcaatctcctGCTCAAAGTCCAATCCCAAATCCATGGGCTCAAACGGCTCCATTCGCTCAGCCATCTCGACATCATAGTCGTCCATCGGAGCCATGGGCGGAAGTACATCTCCAATACCCTCCCCGCCAAAACCAGCCAAGTCTAAAGTTCCTGCCCTGATACTCCTCTCTCTCGCGGCAAATGCACTTCCTTCCCGACTGATCGGGGTCATGACCTCACGACCGTATTCAATAgtctcatctccctcaaGGTTCAATCCCAAGTCGATGCCGGAAAATTCGTTTGAACCAAGCTGACTTGAGAATTCGTCATGCGATCCATGTCTCGATGCCGCAGTCTCAGATCCACCGTATATTGAAGGCGCTCGCGGGACACCAAAGTTGAACGCTCCAAACGCTTGACCACCCGGAAGAACGGTGGTGGTCACCGCGgcttgagaaggttgaggggGGACGAGAAAGTTGGAGGGACCCCATGTCCAATCGTTAAAGTCGAAATCGGCACGGGATGAGATGGTGATCGCGTTATGGGAGGCCCTAACTTGGTCTTCGGGAAGATCAACGATACCCGGCCGGAAAGCCTAGGGGCAAAAGAAATCAACGGGCGTGTCAACATAGACGTCGATTCAAACTCACCAAACTGATACGTTCTCGAGCCTCCTTACAGTCATCAAAGAGATAACCAACTTTACGTGAGTAGATTCGCACAACACCGAGCATTAGGGGTCCAGACGATCGTAGAGGAAGCGCGGCGTCCTGAGTTAAAATTGCCTCTAAGTGGGTGTCAGCATCCACTCTTTTCGGTATCGTTGCTTCATCAACGTGTTCACAGCCCCTATATGGCTGTATGAAAACCGTAAATGGATCACTTACCAACGCTTTCTCCAACGTCAACGCCCATAGCCTGAGTCTTGCTCAACTTGCGTTCCTGGTGAGCGGAAAGCCAGATCTTGGCCAGAGGCCCCGACTTGATGAGTTCGTTCAAGATCATGTTGATACTCTCGCCAGCGGGAGTATGTAATAATAGGATGTATAGAGGGGAAGAATGATaggatgggatggaaagaagggctgcgggagatgagaatggtgaaggaagtgTGAAGACGGCAAGGCGACTGGCGACGAAAAGGACAAATTCAGGGTCCAACGCGTTTCCGGCGCCACCAACACGTACACGTCAACCGCAACATTTAAATCCACTTGCAAAGATGTCTCCATCTCATTTTACACAGTGGATACATAAACGTCAAGAGAATTACAGTATTGCTACAAAAAGATGCACCCCTAGGATCAAACTGCAGGCTTAAAGTCAAGTTGTCCGACAATCAGGGGCCAAACTGGGACGCGGCACTGTCAGCAATTCATGTGAACCAAGTAGCGACCGCTCTCGActtaccttcttcaaagcccACATGCTTGCCATGCCTAATGTTCTTCCAGATTTGCATCATCGTTTCACTCTTCTTAATCTCAGCCCAATTCTTCAAGAAACACGCCACCTCAACCTTCCTGATGTCTTCGAATGTTGAGCTGAATCTGCTGAATACTTCTGCCGGAACATTGCGGGCTGTGAGCTGGCTACAGATATGCTGGAAAGCGCGAAGTTTGAGCGGTAAAAGACCCAGTTTATCGGCGAGGCGATAGATTGATTTGGCAGAGACCGGTCGGGGACCAAGATGAAGTTCGTAGAATGACGAAGAGAAAGCtgacgacgatgaaggGTCGGGCTGAAGGTCAATATCATGCTCAGCCATCCACCGATGAATCCAGTCTAATCGAGTCTGCGGCTCTTCGGAATCTGTATCAGGAGCGGTCGCACCCATGTTCTTGGGGTCATGCtcgaaagaagagcttAGAGGAGCAAAGTAAATAACGTCGGTATAGATCTATCTGTTGGTCAACATGGCGCCAATTGTGTACTTGGTCTTGCTTACCCAGTAGAGAAGCGCCCACCATGTGCACCACGCAGCGTCTCTAATGACAATTCGAGTCTTCTTTGGTCCCAAgacttccttcttcttgcccgtACGACCCTCATCTCTGACTTCCTTGTTTATCgtgccttcttcgtcaatttttccttcttgattACCTTCAGGCTGTCTGTTTCCAAGTTCGACAGGGTTACCAAGGCCCCCTGGTATGGTTGCCTTCTCGCCATCATCGTCTCCGGCTTCTGGTTTACCTGTAAAGTCGGATGAGGCTATATGTCGGTGTTGGTTGAGTGGCGGTGTCGAGCTAGCTCGGCTGGTTGTGGTCGTAAGGCCGCCAAGTTCTGGCGACTCTGGCgcctcctcatcttcaaaaaTACCACTCTCATCTCCCATGTCCGAATCGGATAGTATGTCgagctcatcatcgttaTAATCCTCCTATGGGTTTCGTCAGACTCGCGATAACAAAAACATCGCCACACGAACGAATACGCACGTCTTCGGCAATagctctttcttcctccccaaaGCCACCATTAAACATTGCTTCAAAGTAATCCCATCGTTCGAGCATTTTCTTGATGGCATATATTTTCTTTGGCGGCATTCCCCTCCTGGACGGTATTATAAATTCGACATCAGAGTACACTGAAATTCGTCAGCATAGATCTCAAGACATAACCGTAAACCTTACAAGGATCGTCCAACAGCGAACCGACAGATGTGATCAACTCTTTCGGTACAACTTTTCGCGCCCCGCCACCAGCCGTGGTACCTCCTGCCACTCCTCCATATCCATGTTCGGTAGACCATGCACTAAGGCCGCCGCCGCTTCCGATACCTCTCGTATTGACACCCACTCCTTGCCCAGGCTGTAGCCCGACACCCAGCCAGAAGCCGGCCGGGGGTTGAGGTTGCGCTTGGATTGTACACACAATCACGAAAGAGTCGGCCGCCATAACGGATGGATGTAAGAACACGAGATCCCTTTTCGCAAAGGCCTGCCAGCCCCAGTTCGCAGTCTTCACAGCAAATGTATGATCGGAAGCGTCCTTTGAAGCGATAGGGTCGGGCTTGGGGTTCGCAGCAGTGGGAGCTGGCCTGATTTCGAATTTGAACCACCAAAGGCCCTTTCTGGTCCACTGTCCTGCTAGCTTTGAGTTGCGTTCTTGGGAGGTGGGCTGGAGGCATAGAGGTTTTTAGAGGCAGCTCCACCCACTTTGGCTGAGATGGCAACTCACCACACATGAAAGGTACAGACTAACGTGATCGCCTGCGGTCTGGTGGGAAGCTCCCGAGTTGGCGTAGAATAGAGTCTCCCAAGTTGTATCAACATCTCCAAACACTGCTGATTTAACGCATTTCCTGTTAGGACAATCAGTCGTGCTCTTATGACTATGCTGTTGACAAACTCGATTTACGATTTCTGCTCGCCTCGCGTGCCCTCGTACATCGACTTTAGACCAGTGATTTTCCATTCTAGGCAGACTGAAGTGGTTTCTGAGAATTCCTGAGTCGGGGAGCTTGATGATACGTTGCTCGACTGAGGCCCAGGCTGAGCTGTGGAGGAAACGAGGATGAGCCATGGATCCCTATTAGGTGGAGAGCGAGAGTGGAGGCGAGGGAAGACTTGCCTTGTGCGTGATCGCGGGATGAGTACGGTGGAGGAACAGAAGTCATGGTGTCGCTCCGTCTCTATCTATCGCCGGAATTCTGATTATTATTACAAGGCCGACTTTACAAAGGAACTATGACTATAATGTGCACCCATCAAGGCTCAATCATACGTAGAACTACGACGCAAGCCGCGACACACAGACCAACGAAAACAAAACATCATCTGCTGGCGTCATAGGTTAGAGTCGATTATGTAACGCTTCCTGTTTAAGACGTGTGTCTCGGGTAAGAATCTGGGCATGTACCAGTACAGCAGCGACGTAGTAAGAAGATTTGTAATCTTGGAATTAAGCGCTTGAAAATGACTTGTTGGCAGTAGATGACTGACGGGATCTATTTTAGTAATCGACAAGTATTTATAGCATAAATGGCTACATGCAAGCTCTATGACATGATACTCTAAACACCAACCCTACAGTTGTCCAAAGCCATGATCAAGATATCCTCAGCACCGGTCCTTTCCAGCTCATCCATAACCTTGgcaacctccttcctctctaCCATCGCACTGACAGCAACCCATCCATTCTCATCCAAGGGGCTGACTGTAGGAGCTCTCCTTCCCGGAGTGATGGTAAGAGCCTTTGCAAGATTTGAACGCTGAATGTTGTATGAAGCGTAGACGTATCGTTTAGACGCAAGGACACCCGCGAAACGAGACTTGATCAAGGGGATAAAGCTGGCAAGTGAGGGGGTGAGGTTGGGGTGGGGTGTAGCGGAAGTGATGAGAACGGCTTCAGAGCTCATGAGGGTGTGAATAGCGTGGAGGCCAGCGGCTCGCATAGTGTCGCCAGATTCTGTTACATCATTAAGCAGCTGTTCCTTGTAGGCATTGGCATCAAACACGCTTACCGACAAGGTCGACGATGCCGTCGGCCATACCCAAGGCACAAGCAGCCTCGACACTACCACCAACATACTCGACGCTGGTCTTTCCCTTGCCAACCTTGGCGTCGACACCGTTAGGACCGTTGAAGAGCTCTCCGGCAAGGACCTCGAAGCTGGTCGCAATTCTGGCACCGGACAAGCCTTCAAGTGTCTGGATAGGACCGGTCACGGGCACCTGGACCTGAAGCTTGCACTTGCCGAAACCGAGTGGGAGGAGCTCGGTGATGAGAGGGGCGTGGGTGGATTCGGCGATAACATCTTGTCCGGTGATACCGAGAGCGACGGAACCAAGGGCAACAAATCGAGGAATGTCGGCAGCGGGGAGGAACACACTGGGATTAACGTTAGCGCACGTGCGAGGATGCAGATCGTGTAGTACAAATGAACAGATGCAGAGCCAGTCGCTAAACCGACAGAAGGACAAAGTACTCACAGAGCAATGGGCATGTTTTGCACAAGAGCAACATCCAATCGATGAGCCCTATTGTACTTGATGTCCGCACCGTTTAACAATTCCAAGCATTTTTCGTGCAATCTGCCCTTCTTGGGTACGGCAAAAAGTAACCTGTCTTTAAGAGAGTCTACAAGTAATGACATGGTTGATTCATAGCCGAAAGAGGATTTGCTGGCACGGCCACCACCAGCGGAGGGAGAAACGTCACCGCcggagggagggaggaggatggttgAGGATTCGAGAGACTCGGATTGAGCAGGCTGAGGGGCGGAATTGGCAGACATTTTTCCCAAGTTGTTGTTTAGCCGATGTGAATATAAGACGTAACCTTGCCGCTTTTGAACAAGTGCCGGCAGCAGTTGGCAAGATGTCGATCCAAGACTTCTTTTTGTAAACAGCGAAAATAGCCAAAGGGACAAATAAATATCGATTCGAACACATTTTGCGCATCGTCCTCGATGCGTGACTAACAGGAATTTGTTCAATAGGCACGGCGCCGCTTATTTACCCCGGAGGAGGACTAGGCGCGCGGCGCCCGGGGATGTTTCAGTTGTTGTTCTTTTGAGTTTCGTCGCCCGTTGGGGCCTGCAACTACGTGGGAACACCAGCACGCCATACAGAACCCACAGCCCATAGTGCTCACAGCCCGGCCACATCCACTTGCGCCTCCCTGCTATCCTCCGCCTGTTATCCACTCCTCTCTCGCCacacttcttctcacccGTCAGACTCGTGACACATAACGCCCACATCTAAATTGCTTTGTGAGCCTAAATACCTAAAGATCCGGCGTTGCTCGACTAGGAGTTTGCAAATTCAAAATGTCAGATTCTCATACTTTGACCAATGGCGGAGGCATAGGGCTTCGACCTGGTATGTTACGTTTGCATCCTTTGTTTGCAAAAAAAAGCTGATGACACCATACAGCGGTTGAAATACCTTGTTCGTCTGAGGCTGCTGAATCTTCAACTTCACGCTCAGAGGCCAAGTTTGAAACTCCCGGATCGCCTCAAACCGATTCCtaccttctttccatccgtGCGGCTCCTGTATCGCCAGCTTCCTCTCGCCCATCGTCGGCTGCTTTTTCGcactctccttccacgCCGCCATCACGCACGGCTTCGCCTGCTGCtagtggaagaagacgcaGCGAGTCAGCTGCTTCAAGCCCTTCGAGAGGCAAGGCTGCTTCAAAtgtgagaaggaggagcttGCTCGGTACGAACGTTGCATTGCctggagatgatgacgaggaagaaggaagcaaaGAGGCAGCAGACGCTGGAGAAGGTGTACCGACAATACCCGAACATTCTCAGTTACAGACGGATGATGACGGTGATTCTTTAGGGCTGGAAGGGCTCCCAGATGGAGATGGCCCAAAAAAAGTGGACCAGGCTGATGATGGCAAGCCTGTGCTTTCACCGTATCAAGCTGGGCTGGCCGCCACCGTTCGATCAATTGTCGTGCGCGATTTCGCATACCACAAGACGGACGATCGATACCATGGGCGAAATtacgaggaggagaaatgGGGCAGTCCGAATGACCCGGAAACACGCTGGGGCGAGGAGAAGCcgctggaggaagagaaagacgaTAACGCaggtggatggggagggTTTGGCTTCTTCGGATGGAGATCACGATTTGGGAAACAGAACGAGGCAGAAGATGGGGGCGCAGTAAATGATCAAGTGGATGTGGTTGACGGTGATGCCGATGAAGACTACTATTCTTCCCCACAACCATCCGAACCGGATGCCTCTGGCTATGCCTACAAGATACTACCTCCTCTGTCGCCGTCGCTCGAGCCTGCGGGGTTATACCGAGCGGCCTACATGTTCGAGGGGATGGGTGCCAGTGAAATGTCtgtggatgaaggggagctgctgctgctcacTGGTCGGGGGAATGGAAACCCGGGATGGGTTATTGCCCGAAGGATGCGggttgaggatggaaaggtgCATAGGAGCGAAGCTGTCGGGTTGGTGCCCGAGTCGTACCTCGAACGGGTGGAGGTGCTGGACGCAGAGTGAGATATGGCTATGCTGCATGTATATGGGTTGCCTGCACGGTGGATCGTATGCATAATATGTACAGATCGCGTGCCAGTGACTACCGACCTCCACCGAGCTGCGCGTCGCGTCGACGATCATGCgcggggtggaggtgcCACACTCGGCTATCCGGCGTTTGCGTATCGGCCGATGGCGGCTAGCGGGTGGCGAGTGGTGTCAGCGGGCGGGAAGGAGCGTAGAAAAGGCCTCATCGTCCCACCAAATACGCCtcaactcttcatccaatACGTCTTAAAGCCTCTCATCCATATCTTCTGCTTCACCAAATTACAGGAACTCTATCTAGTCAAAATGGTCAAGGTACGTGCAGTAGCCCCTTCCCGCTAGGCTGGAATGTCGCTGACCGCAggttcctcctcctgtctCTCCCACCTCTCGGGTCTACGCGCTCTCCCGCCCATCGTTCTCCCCTATCTTATTGCGCAATCACAAACTACACCGCCCTTCTTACTCGGCACAACTCCACCGATCACACATCCACGTGCTCATTTGTCGCACTACAATGTTTCATCCAAACAAATGCGAAATAACCATATAGGCTGTTGCTGTCCTCAAGGGTGACTCCCACGTCTACGGTACTATAACTTTTACCCAGGACTCGGAAGGCGCTCCCGTTTGCGTCTCGGGTGAGGTACGTCATTTGATTCACCGGCGAGTGACATCCAATTGCTGACGTGATAATCACTGATCAGATCAAGAACCTCGACGCTGACGCCAAGCGAGGCTTCCACGTCCACGAGTTTGGAGACAACACCAACGGCTGTACTTCTGCCGGTCCCCATTACAACCCCTTCCACAAGAACCACGGTGGTCCCACTGCCGCCGAGAGGCACGTTGGTGACCTCGGTATGTGCCCGTTGTCATTTCAGTATTGATTGCGTTTGCTGACTGTATACATAGGTAACGTCCAAACGAACGGCTGCGGTGTCGCTATGGTTGACATTTCCGGTAAGTGTCTGCGCCCGTGTTGTACAATGCTAAAAATCAAACGTCTACAGACAAGgtcatctccctcttcgGCCCTCACTCCATCATTGGTCGAAGTATGGTCGTCCACGCCGGTACTGACGATCTCGGCAAGGGCGGCAACGAGGAGTCCCTGAAGACTGGCAATGCAGGTGCCCGTCTTGCCTGCGGTGTCATGTAAGTCTCGTCACCTATCGATGCTACCATTCAAAGCTAATGGTATTCGCAGCGGTATCGCCGCTTAAGCACACCTTCACATATGTGTGCATACCTTTATATATTTGTGGTTGAACAAATAGAGGGGAAAGTAATGTAATTAATTAGGGGttttgagaagagatgaaagatgcAAGTAATTGAAGCAGACGTTTGGTTCGCGAACGGTATATGTACCGCTGGGTAAACGCAAGCTGGAGGACATTCCAACATTGCATGAGCGCAAAAACATGCTTTCCATCACGCAGCACAAATAATCGAAGCGGAGCATATATAAGCAACAGTCCAAAGACAAAACAACCTTCCAGCATTAAGGTTCAGACCGTAAATACAACCGTCCCTATAATAACAAGGATTGTGGTTGCCGGACGGCAGAAGTCACGATCCATCGCATCAACCCGGGTTCTTGTGAACACGGGGCGCGAGGTTCAGGTCTCTGCAACCGAGGTGTATCATCATTTTTTAATGAAttggaaggatgaggagaagagaaataGCGGGAAAAGGCGCGGAGAGAGTTTATAGAGGGGAAGAGTGTAATGCCGGATAATGCCGCTGCTGAGGTGAGTGTGGCAGATTGGGAATTGGCGGCGAGTTGATTATTCCCAttgtcttcctcgtccaccaGAGACAAATtcaatcttccatctctacATCCTAAAAAAACGCCTATAAAGAGCCAAACTCTTTCCCCAAAACTCAGCGATACACTTGCAAGGCCCATAGAAAGCCATAGTCAattcgagaagaaggaagaaaaggcaacTGCAGGAATACAAGGATCGCCCTTCAAAATCATGTCCGCTATCAATGACCCTATTGCGGCAGCATCTTCCGGACCTTCAGAGCCCGTTCAGGAGGTCCAAGTGGATGTCACCAAGCTCACGGCTTTGAGCCCCGAAGTGATCTCCAAGCAGGCTACCGTATGTCGTTTTCCTCATCGTGCCCGTTCGCTGGTGGACAAGTCGGGAAATTtggaaaaggatgagatggaaggattGTGAGCTGATGAGTCATTTGTCCACCCGGTTTATAGATCAACATTGGTACCATTGGTCATGTCGCGCACGGTAAATCTTCGACCGTCCGAGCCATCTCTGGAGTTCAGACTGTTAGATTCAAGAATGAGTTGGAACGAAATATCACTATCAAGCTCGGTTACGCCAATGCCAAGGTATGTCGTTTGGTCTAGTGTTTTGAAGTATTACGCAAGAGTCATGGTAGAAGGAGCCAGACCAGGTGAAAGGATGCGTTAAAAAGTCACAGGCAGAGGACGATGTGCACTAGAGGAGCGTATAGTGGTGGCGAAACGCGGGAGACCTGGATGTTTCTGGTGGCTTTTCTACCCAAGAGTCATGGCTGACAAAAAGGGGCAGATTTATAAATGTCAAAACCCCGATTGCCCCCCACCTTCCTGCTTCAAATCTTACCCTTCCAGCAAAGAGGCTCATCCCAAATGTGAAAGGCCAGGATGTGATGGACGGATGGACTTGCAGAGGTATGTCTTATCGTCGTTTTTCTTTTATCGCCAACGATTCTAACGTTTTTCTTGGTTAGACACGTCTCCTTTGTCGA from Cryptococcus neoformans var. neoformans B-3501A chromosome 4, whole genome shotgun sequence includes:
- a CDS encoding hypothetical protein (HMMPfam hit to HisG, ATP phosphoribosyltransferase, score: 187.4, E(): 2.8e-53), which produces MSANSAPQPAQSESLESSTILLPPSGGDVSPSAGGGRASKSSFGYESTMSLLVDSLKDRLLFAVPKKGRLHEKCLELLNGADIKYNRAHRLDVALVQNMPIALVFLPAADIPRFVALGSVALGITGQDVIAESTHAPLITELLPLGFGKCKLQVQVPVTGPIQTLEGLSGARIATSFEVLAGELFNGPNGVDAKVGKGKTSVEYVGGSVEAACALGMADGIVDLVESGDTMRAAGLHAIHTLMSSEAVLITSATPHPNLTPSLASFIPLIKSRFAGVLASKRYVYASYNIQRSNLAKALTITPGRRAPTVSPLDENGWVAVSAMVERKEVAKVMDELERTGAEDILIMALDNCRVGV
- a CDS encoding hypothetical protein (HMMPfam hit to Rad21_Rec8, Conserved region of Rad21 / Rec8 like protein, score: 48.2, E(): 2.2e-11; HMMPfam hit to Rad21_Rec8_N, N terminus of Rad21 / Rec8 like protein, score: 124.7, E(): 2.1e-34), yielding MILNELIKSGPLAKIWLSAHQERKLSKTQAMGVDVGESVEAILTQDAALPLRSSGPLMLGVVRIYSRKVGYLFDDCKEARERISLAFRPGIVDLPEDQVRASHNAITISSRADFDFNDWTWGPSNFLVPPQPSQAAVTTTVLPGGQAFGAFNFGVPRAPSIYGGSETAASRHGSHDEFSSQLGSNEFSGIDLGLNLEGDETIEYGREVMTPISREGSAFAARERSIRAGTLDLAGFGGEGIGDVLPPMAPMDDYDVEMAERMEPFEPMDLGLDFEQEIERARRATTELLTPPPPTPPQESISDLTPRTAAQISAHPAPPVKAAKKPRLVMPDHETELTQELYDRAAILGAEHFIPANLELLHLNEIVSDPASHFLPTLKIGGENWTAVAPLGLAPELTELFAFPSNVLRKGRGLEEAEEDRPAKRARREGEIEAEAEAEAEEDVEEQLRQAEEDVEVVRRHEFDVGFNAAEEAFVPAFVGDDGDYGIGIGDEMPMEPMGASPPAFGISRGPSLAPSRAESIAREIEYGGPEGDFTLAMFDTRSSRAAESQLSQVPSSPSRAESQKEGAPGRHTSMAMGLLRRELEAIEEEDKVVSFEKLADKATKRAASAFFFELLSLGTRDCIKLEQPEPFQDIKIRGKDKLWPFPSQTASQLGSEV
- a CDS encoding hypothetical protein (Match to ESTs gb|CF189467.1|CF189467, gb|CF186089.1|CF186089, gb|CF192673.1|CF192673; HMMPfam hit to Sod_Cu, Copper/zinc superoxide dismutase (SODC), score: 321.5, E(): 1.3e-93); the encoded protein is MVKAVAVLKGDSHVYGTITFTQDSEGAPVCVSGENLDADAKRGFHVHEFGDNTNGCTSAGPHYNPFHKNHGGPTAAERHVGDLGNVQTNGCGVAMVDISDKVISLFGPHSIIGRSMVVHAGTDDLGKGGNEESLKTGNAGARLACGVIGIAA